The Mannheimia granulomatis sequence AAAGTAGAAAAGATGATTGCAACATGAAAATACCAATGCTGCGTTTTATGATGAAAGTATTTCATACCCAAATAAGTTCCAATAGCACCACCTAATAAGCAAAAAGAGAGTAGGGTAACTTCCGGCACTCGCCATGCTTTTTTAATGGCTTTTTGTTTATCGCTATACATTAAATAAAGCGCTGCTAAGTTCATTAGTATAAAATAGAAAAGCCAAAATAGCTGCATTTGCATTCCTTATTAAAAATTTAACCGCTTGTAGGCAATGTTCTACAAGCGGTTGATTTTAGCATTTATTTTGCAAATTAGTTGATTTCAACTTGCTCTGTGCCATTGCCGAGATCTTCAATTTTACCGATGACCCAAGCATTTTCTCCACTCTGTTTTAAGGAGAATAATGCTTTTTCAACATCAGCAGCCGGTAGTACAATTACCATACCAACACCGCAGTTGAATGTGCGGTACATTTCGTAACGGCTAATGTTTCCTTTTTCTTGGAGCCATTTAAATACGGAAGGCCATTGCCAGCTTGATTCATCAATCACCGCTTTCGCTGATTCAGGTAATACGCGAGGAATATTTTCCCAGAAACCGCCGCCGGTTAAGTGAGCGATAGCGTGAACATCCACTTCTTCCACTAATTT is a genomic window containing:
- a CDS encoding DUF1294 domain-containing protein → MQLFWLFYFILMNLAALYLMYSDKQKAIKKAWRVPEVTLLSFCLLGGAIGTYLGMKYFHHKTQHWYFHVAIIFSTFAWLIGLPYFYLAL